TGGCCGTTCCACTCGAAGCTACACATATACTCTGGCAACATTGAGTGTAATTATGGCAATTTCCAGAACCTCGCAGCCCGATCTCGATGTCAAAGAGACCAGACGTGGCGAAGTGCGTCGAGGGATTCCATTGCCGATGGGATCGCAGGAAACGGAGGGTGGAGTTAATTTTGCTTTATTCAGCCGAAACGCGACTCGTGTTCGCCTCGAACTATTTCGCGAACCCCAGGATTCGAAACCTTCGAGGGCATTCGATCTCGACCCCTTGCTTAATCGCACGGGCGACGTGTGGCACATTTGGATTGAAGGAATTCGTTCCGGTCAGCTCTATGCCTATCGGGTCGATGGCCCGTACGAGCCCTGGCAAGGCCATCGTTTCAACTTCTGCAAATTGCTCCTGGACCCGCATGCAACAGCTCTCGCAGTTCTGTCCGACTGGGATTTTGGAAACGCTCGGGGGTACGACTCCTCGGCAACCACTAAAGATTTGATTCTCTCACATGTCGATGATGCGGGAACTATGCCGAAATGCATATTCATGAATGAAGATTTAGATTGGAAAGATGATCGACCGCCCGATCATCCTTGGTCAAAAACAATCATTTATGAAATGCACGTTCGCGGCTTTACCATTCATCCAAATTCGGATGTCAAGCATCCCGGGAGCTATCGCGGCGTGATCGAGAAGATACCCTATTTAAAAGAGTTGGGCGTAACGGCCGTGGAATTAATGCCCGTCCAAGAGTTCAACGAACACCGAACGCAAGATACAAATCTGAAACCGGGTAAGATTCTCAGAAATTACTGGGGTTACGATCCAGTGTCTTTCTTTGTCACGAAAGCCTCCTATTGTAGTGCAGGGACGCTCGGCCAAGAGAAGTTGGAATTCAAAGAAATGGTGCGGGCACTCCATAGTGCCGGGATCGAAGTCATCCTCGATGTTGTGTTCAACCACACAGCCGAAGGAAACGAACTGGGGCCTACTTTTTGTTTCCGAGGGATCGACAACTCTATTTTCTACATGTTGGAACCCGACAAACGCTACTATGCTAATTATGCAGGTACAGGTAACACTGTTAACGCCAACCATCCCGTGGTTCGAGACTACATCTTGGCTGCCTTGCGTTATTGGGTTGTCGATATGCACGTGGACGGATTTCGATTCGATCTCGCTTCTATTCTAGGTCGAGACGAAAATGGCAAATTACTAGCCGATGCGCCGCTTCTGGAACGCATTGCCGAAGAACCGATCTTGAGACACGTGAAACTAATCGCCGAAGCGTGGGATGCAGCTGGTGCTTACGAAGTTGGTAGCTTTTCCGAACGGAGGTGGGCCGAGTGGAATGGCCATTACCGGGATGATGTCCGGCGTTTCTGGCGAGGCGACAATGGATTGCTAGGCCTTTTTGCAAGCCGAATCTGCGGTAGTGCGGACATCTATACAAATTCTGGCAAAGGCCCGGAGGGCAGCATCAACTTCGTCACCTGCCACGATGGCTTCACTTTGAACGATTTGGTGAGCTATCGCTACAAGCACAATGAGGCAAATGGAGAAGACAATCAAGACGGTACTAATGCGAATTTCAGCGAGAACTATGGTATCGAAGGAGAAACAAAGACGGATGCTAAGATCGAGCGGTGCAGGAACGTTCAAATCAAGAACTTTCTACTGACTTTGTTCATTTCCCGAGGAGTGCCGATGATACTAGGCGGGGATGAATTCCGTCGGACACAAAGCGGCAACAATAATGCCTATTGCCAAGATAACGAAACAAGTTGGCACGATTGGGATCGTCTAACAGATCAGAACGAAATCTTCCGCTTCACACGCGGCCTGATAGCCTTTCGTCAAGCTCATCCGATTCTCTCAATCGAGAAGTTCTACACGGAAGCAGAGATTCAATGGTTTGGCTCAGGGGGAGGTTCGCCCGTCTGGGCCGATCCGGAAGAAAAACAGCTTGGGTGTCTTATCCACGAAAACAAAGATAGCTCTCTGTATCTGATGTTTAACGCTGGAACCGAGGCAGTTCATTTTGTTCTCCCTTTATTAGCAATGGCGAGACATTGGTATGTCGCTGTTGACACTGCTGGAGAATCACCTCGCGATTTGTTCTCGGCAGGTGAGGAGCCGGTTTTGGATGACTGCCATACTTATCCGCTGACATCACGATCCGGTGTAATACTGCAAATGCGTTGATCGAAATTACGTTCGCGCTCGATCGTTCAAATGGGAGATACTGCAAAAAGCGAGTGGAGTTGAAGAGCATCCGTGAGAACGTTTTGGTACATTATTCATTATGAGCTGTTCGAAGCCAACACTAATAAATAAGGAGTGCGACGACAATCTATGCAAGAACGGAGGTACCTAAAAAAGTCGCGTCATAATGCTCCTCACGTGGCGGATTATTGGAATCTATCACTGGTCGATTCAATCTAACCTCAGAACACCTTCAGCCATAACCGGTTAGGCGATGTATTCGAAGATCCCCAGCCCGATCGCCGCCACACGGCATTTTGGGAAGAACGCCTTAACTACCGCCTGGGAGACCCGAGGGCCTATTTTCCAGACCTTACCGGCCATTTCGACAGTGCCCATTGCGTTGCAAGGCTCGGCATTCATTGTTAGCCAGGTGGTTCTCGTGATCCTTTCCTTTTCCAGTGTTAAACAGATTCGTCCGCCGTCCCGAGTCACGCCTTTTGCGGTCACTTCGTCGACGAGGCATTTGCCTCAGGATTTCCAAGGGACCAAGACTTTGGGGATTGTTATCGTGAACGGTATTTTTGTGCCGTCGTCCAGAACGATCTCGTTGTCTCGGCAAGCGAGCTCTTGGCATTCCCTGATCCAGCACTTCCACGTCGCCTGCACCGCCATGGCCGGACAACGAATCAAAATAGTACCTGTCAAAATTGTTTCTCCAAGGTCGTAGAGTTATGAAGATCCTGCATTGGTTCTTAGTCAGTGATCTATTTGCGGTCTTCGTTCTGAGGCCGATCGGGATCGACTTCATTCAAACTGGCGGTGACCCGGATCGAGGTCGCCCGTCCGCATTCCCTTGACTAACCCGGAGTCCGGCTTGAACCCCAAAGTTGTGTCGATGGAATTCCCATACCGAACCGCCGCGATACTCGCACCGGAACCGAGGTGGGCCAGAATTATGCGCCCGAGGGACTCCTCGGCACCGGTAACACGAGCTACTTCCTCCATCAGATACGCATACGACAGGCCGTGGAAGCCATAGCGTCGCACCCCCTTCGTTTCGTAGCAACGCGGGATCGGCGGGATCGGCACGATCTGGGCGATGCGCGGCATATCGTGCTGAAAAGCCGTGTCGAAACACGCCATCTGTGGCAGGTCGGGAAAGCGTTGCCGAAATGCCTCTGTCAACAGGATCTCCTCCGGCAGATGCTTGGTCTCAAATGGGCTGAGCCGGTGCAGCTCTTGCAGCATTTCCAGAGTGATTTGCTGCGGCTTGTAATACTTTGGCCCCCTTGCACGATGCGATGGCCCACTGCGGTGAAGCCTTCTCTCCCGATGCGTTTGTCGATCCAATCCATGAGAACGTCAACCGCCACCCTATGGTTGGGTGCTTTAACTGGTCGAGAAAAAATGTCAGCCTCGTTCGAGCCTTTCACCTGCAATGTGGACTCCGACAGGCCAATCCGTTCGATGCTGCCGCCCACAATCCGATGCGGAGATTCTCTGGACTCGAATAGCGCGAACTTGATGCTCGACGAGCCGCCATTAATCGTCAGGATGCGTGGGTTAGCCGATTTCATGGACAACACTTTCGACATTCTGCAATCCGAACGATGCAAGTTTCGCACGTGTCGATTGGAAGTCCGTGTGCAGGATGCTTTGAATTCCCAAACCTTCCGCGATCTCTACGAACATCGGTGTGTTTTCGAGATAGACCACCTGTTCGATGGGCGTCTGGGCAATGTCAAGAGCCAATCGAAAGATGTTCGCGTCGGGTTTTCGAAGGCGGACAAAGCAGGAGGAAATGAAAAAATCGATAAACCCGTTGAGCTTGAACGCGCTAATCCTATGCGCATTCAGTTCGCGTGCCTCGTTGCTGACCACAGCGATCTTCAGCCCGCAATGGGTTTTGAGGCGAGCGACCAAATCGAGCATCTCGGGATACGGTTGCGACTGCGCGAACATGAATTCACGGAACTGCTCCCGAGTGAACGGTCGCTCCTTGTGAAATACAGTGCGGCTCAAGTATTCCTCAAGTGTGAATTTGTCGGCTTCGTAAGACTCAAACATCAAATGATGTAGATCCTCGATCTCGTCGTAGTCCAGTTCCAGTTTGAAGTGTGTCGCCGCACGTCTGCGAGCATGACGATCCCACCCGTTGGTTAGCAGTACACCGCCGATATCCACAAACAAAGTCGTGATTGGTATCGTTCTTTTCATTTTACCTCCGCTTACTCCTGCAGCTTCAGTTTGCGGTAGCGCTGAATCAGTGTGTTAGTTGAACTGTCGTGCTTGAGCTGAGAATCTGTCTGGCATTCGAGTTCGGGGATGATGCGTTGGGCGAATACTTTTCCCAACTCGACTCCCTATTGCTCGACTCCCCATTGGTCGAACGAATCAATCTGCCAGATGGTGCCCTGGGTGAACACGCTGTGTTCGTAAAGCGCGACGAGTTTTCCCAACGCCGCCGGGGTGAGTCGCTCAAGAAGGATCGTGTTCGACGGACGGTTGCCTTCGAATGTTCGG
The genomic region above belongs to Telmatocola sphagniphila and contains:
- the glgX gene encoding glycogen debranching protein GlgX, with the translated sequence MAISRTSQPDLDVKETRRGEVRRGIPLPMGSQETEGGVNFALFSRNATRVRLELFREPQDSKPSRAFDLDPLLNRTGDVWHIWIEGIRSGQLYAYRVDGPYEPWQGHRFNFCKLLLDPHATALAVLSDWDFGNARGYDSSATTKDLILSHVDDAGTMPKCIFMNEDLDWKDDRPPDHPWSKTIIYEMHVRGFTIHPNSDVKHPGSYRGVIEKIPYLKELGVTAVELMPVQEFNEHRTQDTNLKPGKILRNYWGYDPVSFFVTKASYCSAGTLGQEKLEFKEMVRALHSAGIEVILDVVFNHTAEGNELGPTFCFRGIDNSIFYMLEPDKRYYANYAGTGNTVNANHPVVRDYILAALRYWVVDMHVDGFRFDLASILGRDENGKLLADAPLLERIAEEPILRHVKLIAEAWDAAGAYEVGSFSERRWAEWNGHYRDDVRRFWRGDNGLLGLFASRICGSADIYTNSGKGPEGSINFVTCHDGFTLNDLVSYRYKHNEANGEDNQDGTNANFSENYGIEGETKTDAKIERCRNVQIKNFLLTLFISRGVPMILGGDEFRRTQSGNNNAYCQDNETSWHDWDRLTDQNEIFRFTRGLIAFRQAHPILSIEKFYTEAEIQWFGSGGGSPVWADPEEKQLGCLIHENKDSSLYLMFNAGTEAVHFVLPLLAMARHWYVAVDTAGESPRDLFSAGEEPVLDDCHTYPLTSRSGVILQMR
- a CDS encoding HAD hydrolase-like protein yields the protein MKRTIPITTLFVDIGGVLLTNGWDRHARRRAATHFKLELDYDEIEDLHHLMFESYEADKFTLEEYLSRTVFHKERPFTREQFREFMFAQSQPYPEMLDLVARLKTHCGLKIAVVSNEARELNAHRISAFKLNGFIDFFISSCFVRLRKPDANIFRLALDIAQTPIEQVVYLENTPMFVEIAEGLGIQSILHTDFQSTRAKLASFGLQNVESVVHEIG